One Janthinobacterium sp. TB1-E2 genomic region harbors:
- a CDS encoding DUF819 domain-containing protein → MPPATPALITNDAVVLGLLAMTLGAVFWSASRPDGFWKKFYTYIPSLLMCYLIPALLNTFGIIDGNASGLYAVARDYLLPSALVLLCVAIDFGGIIRLGPKAIIMFLTGTLGVMLGALVSFEALRLIHPETVAGDTWRGMTTVAGSWIGGGANQAAMKEVFEVDATMFGQFVAVDVLVANVWTAVLLFLAGRAGAFDRWTGADLTAINALKDSIESYRAQHARVANLTDIMIILGVGLGVTGLSHFLAGPIISWISTLPAAWRLQDYSLTSNFFWIVVLATTFGLLLSFTKARSLEGAGASTIGSAMLYVLVATIGMHMDLKALFDKPFLFLLGLIWIAVHGGLMLLVAKLIRAPLFFMAVGSQANIGGAASAPVIASAFHPSLAPVGVLLAVLGYALGTYGAYITGLILRGMAG, encoded by the coding sequence ATGCCACCTGCCACACCCGCCCTGATCACCAATGACGCCGTCGTCCTCGGCCTGCTCGCCATGACCCTGGGAGCCGTCTTCTGGAGCGCTTCCCGCCCAGACGGCTTCTGGAAAAAGTTCTACACGTATATCCCGTCGCTGCTGATGTGCTATTTGATCCCGGCGCTGCTCAATACCTTCGGCATCATCGACGGCAATGCGTCCGGCCTGTACGCCGTGGCGCGCGATTACCTGCTGCCCAGCGCGCTGGTCCTGCTGTGCGTGGCCATCGATTTCGGCGGCATCATCCGCCTCGGCCCCAAGGCCATCATCATGTTTTTGACAGGCACGCTGGGTGTGATGCTGGGCGCCCTCGTCTCGTTCGAAGCCTTGCGTTTGATACACCCGGAAACGGTGGCCGGCGACACCTGGCGCGGCATGACCACCGTGGCCGGCTCGTGGATAGGCGGCGGCGCCAACCAGGCGGCCATGAAGGAAGTGTTTGAAGTGGATGCCACCATGTTTGGCCAGTTTGTCGCCGTCGACGTGCTGGTGGCCAACGTCTGGACGGCCGTGCTGCTGTTCCTGGCCGGCCGCGCGGGCGCCTTCGACCGCTGGACGGGTGCAGACTTGACTGCCATCAATGCGCTCAAGGACAGCATCGAAAGCTACCGCGCCCAGCACGCGCGCGTAGCCAACCTGACCGACATCATGATCATCCTCGGCGTGGGCCTGGGTGTGACGGGCCTGTCGCACTTCCTGGCCGGTCCCATCATCAGCTGGATCAGCACCCTGCCGGCCGCATGGCGCTTGCAGGACTACAGCCTGACGTCGAACTTCTTCTGGATCGTCGTGCTCGCCACCACCTTCGGCCTGCTGCTCAGCTTTACCAAAGCACGCAGCCTGGAAGGCGCGGGCGCCTCGACCATCGGCTCGGCCATGCTGTACGTGCTGGTGGCAACCATCGGCATGCACATGGACTTGAAAGCCCTGTTCGACAAGCCTTTCCTGTTCCTGCTGGGCCTGATCTGGATCGCCGTGCATGGCGGCCTGATGCTGCTCGTCGCCAAGCTGATCCGCGCCCCTCTGTTCTTCATGGCCGTGGGATCGCAAGCGAACATTGGCGGCGCCGCCTCGGCCCCCGTCATCGCCAGCGCCTTCCACCCTTCGCTGGCGCCCGTCGGCGTGCTGCTGGCCGTGCTGGGCTACGCACTGGGCACCTACGGTGCCTACATCACGGGCTTGATCCTGCGCGGCATGGCGGGGTGA
- the yegQ gene encoding tRNA 5-hydroxyuridine modification protein YegQ, translated as MRHAPELLLPAGSLAKMHAAFDYGADAVYAGQPRYSLRVRNNDFSTLQALQEGIDGAHARGKQFFVASNIFAHNAKLKTYLRDMEPVIAMRPDALIMADPGLIMMVRDKWPDVPVHLSVQANAVNWADVKFWHRMGLTRVILSRELSLDEIEEIRQRCPEMELEVFVHGALCIAYSGRCLLSGYFNHRDPNQGTCTNSCRWDYKVKNASEDASGDLGGMQVVPLEFHQALAEADNNAFSALHQQPRHPLADQPYLIEEAQRPGQLMPILEDEHGTYIMNSKDLRAVEHIERLVKIGVDSLKVEGRTKSLYYAARTAQVYRQAIDDAVAGRPFDISLLGQLQGLANRGYTDGFYQRHHTQAHQNYMRGASEADRSQYVGDVLGVADGWARVEVKNRFAVGDRIEAVHPGGNRDVTITRMLSDDGKEIQVAPGSGHFVRIELDGALDKALLARYL; from the coding sequence ATGCGCCACGCTCCCGAACTCCTCCTGCCTGCCGGCTCCCTGGCCAAGATGCACGCCGCCTTCGACTATGGCGCCGACGCCGTCTACGCGGGCCAGCCGCGCTACAGTTTGCGCGTGCGCAATAACGATTTTTCGACCTTGCAAGCCTTGCAGGAGGGCATCGATGGCGCCCATGCGCGCGGCAAGCAGTTCTTTGTCGCCAGCAATATCTTCGCCCACAACGCCAAGCTGAAAACGTATTTGCGCGACATGGAACCGGTGATCGCCATGCGCCCCGACGCGCTGATCATGGCCGACCCGGGCCTGATCATGATGGTGCGCGACAAGTGGCCGGACGTCCCCGTACACCTGTCCGTGCAGGCGAACGCCGTCAACTGGGCCGACGTCAAGTTCTGGCACCGCATGGGCTTGACGCGCGTGATTTTATCTCGCGAACTGTCGCTCGACGAGATCGAGGAAATCCGCCAGCGCTGCCCGGAAATGGAGCTCGAGGTCTTCGTTCACGGCGCGCTGTGCATCGCCTATTCGGGCCGTTGCCTGCTGTCCGGTTATTTCAACCACCGCGACCCGAACCAGGGCACCTGCACGAATTCCTGCCGCTGGGATTACAAGGTGAAAAACGCGTCCGAAGACGCCAGCGGCGACCTGGGCGGCATGCAGGTGGTGCCGCTGGAATTTCACCAGGCGCTGGCCGAGGCGGACAACAATGCGTTTTCCGCCCTGCACCAGCAACCGCGCCACCCGCTGGCCGACCAGCCCTATCTGATTGAAGAAGCCCAGCGCCCGGGCCAGCTGATGCCGATACTCGAAGACGAGCACGGCACCTACATCATGAATTCGAAGGACTTGCGCGCCGTCGAGCATATCGAGCGCCTGGTGAAAATCGGCGTCGATTCGCTGAAGGTCGAGGGCCGCACCAAGTCGCTGTACTACGCGGCGCGCACCGCGCAAGTCTACCGCCAGGCCATCGATGACGCCGTCGCGGGCCGCCCCTTCGATATCAGCCTCTTGGGCCAGCTGCAAGGCCTGGCCAACCGCGGCTACACGGACGGCTTTTACCAGCGCCACCACACGCAGGCGCACCAGAACTACATGCGCGGCGCGTCCGAGGCGGACCGCAGCCAGTACGTGGGCGACGTGCTGGGCGTGGCGGACGGCTGGGCCAGGGTGGAAGTGAAAAACCGCTTCGCCGTGGGCGACCGCATCGAGGCCGTGCATCCGGGCGGCAACCGCGACGTCACCATTACCCGCATGCTCAGCGATGACGGCAAAGAGATCCAGGTGGCGCCCGGCAGCGGCCACTTCGTGCGCATCGAACTTGACGGCGCTCTCGACAAGGCCTTGCTGGCCCGTTATTTGTAA
- a CDS encoding DUF1059 domain-containing protein yields the protein MTRKFIDCREFPSDTHCSVAISADSEEELLGIAVEHAVSVHHHHDTPELRQQLRQLFKDGMPPEHLPMTGQAGNSGTAHAH from the coding sequence ATGACGCGCAAATTCATCGATTGCCGGGAATTCCCAAGCGACACGCATTGCTCGGTGGCCATCTCGGCCGATAGCGAGGAAGAGCTATTGGGTATTGCCGTGGAGCACGCGGTCTCGGTACACCATCACCACGACACGCCGGAACTGCGCCAGCAATTGCGTCAACTGTTCAAGGACGGCATGCCGCCCGAACACCTGCCCATGACGGGACAGGCCGGCAACAGCGGGACCGCGCACGCGCACTAG
- a CDS encoding acyl-CoA dehydrogenase: MLTIILVVALLGLVVLFAPGPVRRALITPHLLALFKRILPTMSDTERDALEAGTTWWDADLFSGKPDWPKLLSYGRATLTAEERHFLEHDVERLCELVNDWETQQAQDLPSQAWDYMKAQGFLGMIIPKQYGGKQFSAYMHSQVVMKLSSRCSALAVTVMVPNSLGPAELLLHYGTEEQKNHYLPRLANGTEIPCFALTSPYAGSDAAAIPDLGVVCMGMHEGRATLGFRLTWNKRYITLAPVATLLGLAFQTSDPEHLLSGNDAPGITCALIPASHDGVVIGRRHHPLNAVFQNGPTSGNDVFIPIDWVIGGQAQVGKGWRMLMECLAAGRAISLPSSSVGMGKMAVRGTGAYAAVRRQFNMPIGKFEGVQEALARMGANLYLMDAARTLAAHAVDLGEKPAVISAIVKYHVTERGRALVNDGMDILGGKGICIGPNNFLASAYQQIPIAITVEGANILTRSLIIFGQGAIRAHPYVLREMAAVSESDGRKALRDFDAAFFGHVGFVLGNLARGLWYGLGGARLAAVPDASAPALAPYYRALTRLSTAFAVMTDMSMFVLGGELKRRERLSARLGDVLAQLYLASAVLKRYEDDGRPEADRPYVHWSLQDALVKAQQGLTGVLDNFPARVLAVLLRTLLFPFGLPHRPPSDELGSEVALALQTPGADRERLLADGYVSSEGNQGGDPVACAERALALLPDVLHIEKRLKDTPEGAALRHLPQSLSAMQQWLAAAKAAGSVSCQEHNILLEYARLVDGLIQVDDFAPAAAQPTHLQAHGANINSRAA; the protein is encoded by the coding sequence ATGCTGACGATCATACTGGTGGTGGCCCTGCTGGGCCTGGTTGTACTGTTCGCGCCCGGCCCCGTGCGCCGCGCCCTGATTACCCCACACCTGCTGGCCCTGTTCAAGCGCATCTTGCCGACGATGTCCGACACGGAGCGCGACGCGCTCGAAGCCGGTACCACGTGGTGGGATGCGGACCTGTTTTCCGGCAAACCCGACTGGCCCAAGCTGCTGAGCTATGGACGCGCCACGCTCACGGCCGAGGAGCGCCACTTTCTTGAGCACGACGTCGAGCGGCTGTGCGAACTGGTCAACGACTGGGAAACGCAGCAGGCGCAGGATTTGCCATCCCAGGCGTGGGACTACATGAAGGCGCAAGGTTTCCTCGGCATGATTATCCCGAAGCAATATGGCGGCAAGCAATTCTCCGCCTACATGCATTCGCAAGTGGTGATGAAATTGTCGAGCCGATGTTCGGCGCTGGCCGTGACCGTGATGGTGCCCAACTCGCTGGGACCGGCCGAACTGCTGCTGCACTACGGCACAGAAGAACAGAAAAACCATTATTTGCCACGCCTGGCCAACGGCACCGAGATTCCCTGCTTCGCCCTGACCAGCCCGTACGCGGGTTCCGATGCGGCCGCCATTCCCGACCTGGGCGTGGTGTGCATGGGCATGCATGAGGGCCGCGCCACCCTCGGTTTCCGCCTCACCTGGAACAAGCGCTACATCACCCTGGCGCCTGTGGCGACCTTGCTGGGGCTGGCGTTCCAGACCAGCGACCCCGAGCATCTGCTGTCCGGCAACGATGCACCGGGCATCACTTGCGCCCTGATCCCCGCCAGCCACGACGGCGTCGTGATCGGCCGCCGCCACCATCCCTTGAACGCCGTCTTCCAGAACGGCCCCACGTCGGGCAACGATGTGTTCATCCCCATCGACTGGGTCATCGGCGGCCAGGCGCAAGTGGGCAAAGGCTGGCGCATGCTGATGGAGTGCCTGGCAGCCGGGCGCGCCATTTCGCTGCCCTCGTCCAGTGTGGGCATGGGCAAGATGGCCGTGCGCGGCACCGGCGCGTATGCGGCCGTGCGGCGCCAGTTCAACATGCCGATCGGCAAATTCGAAGGGGTGCAGGAAGCGCTGGCCCGCATGGGCGCCAACCTGTACCTGATGGATGCGGCCCGCACCCTGGCCGCGCACGCCGTCGACCTGGGCGAAAAGCCGGCCGTCATTTCCGCCATCGTCAAATACCACGTCACGGAACGGGGCCGCGCGCTCGTCAATGACGGCATGGATATTCTCGGCGGCAAGGGCATCTGCATCGGACCCAACAATTTCCTGGCCAGCGCCTACCAGCAAATTCCCATCGCGATCACGGTCGAAGGGGCCAACATCCTCACGCGCAGCCTGATCATCTTCGGCCAGGGCGCCATCCGCGCGCATCCGTATGTGCTCAGGGAAATGGCCGCCGTCAGCGAAAGCGACGGCCGCAAGGCCTTGCGCGATTTCGATGCGGCCTTCTTTGGCCACGTCGGCTTTGTACTGGGCAACCTGGCCAGGGGCCTGTGGTACGGACTGGGCGGCGCGCGCCTGGCGGCCGTGCCCGACGCCAGCGCGCCCGCACTGGCGCCCTACTACCGCGCCCTGACGCGGCTGTCGACGGCGTTTGCCGTCATGACGGATATGTCAATGTTCGTGCTCGGCGGCGAACTCAAACGCCGCGAGCGGCTGTCCGCCCGCCTGGGCGATGTGCTGGCGCAGTTATATCTGGCGTCAGCCGTGCTGAAGCGCTACGAAGACGATGGCCGGCCCGAGGCCGACCGGCCCTATGTGCACTGGTCGCTGCAAGATGCGCTGGTCAAGGCGCAGCAGGGCTTGACGGGCGTGCTCGACAATTTCCCCGCGCGCGTGCTGGCCGTGCTGCTGCGCACCTTGCTGTTCCCGTTTGGCTTGCCCCACCGTCCGCCTTCCGACGAACTGGGCAGCGAGGTGGCGCTGGCCCTGCAAACGCCGGGCGCCGACCGCGAACGCCTGCTGGCCGACGGTTATGTATCCAGCGAGGGCAACCAAGGCGGCGATCCCGTAGCCTGCGCCGAGCGGGCCCTGGCCTTGCTGCCCGACGTCCTGCACATTGAAAAACGCCTGAAAGACACGCCCGAAGGCGCGGCCCTGCGGCACCTGCCACAAAGCCTGTCCGCCATGCAGCAGTGGCTGGCCGCAGCCAAGGCGGCGGGCTCGGTCAGCTGCCAGGAGCACAATATCTTGCTGGAATATGCGCGTTTGGTCGACGGCTTGATACAGGTCGACGATTTTGCGCCCGCTGCGGCGCAACCAACACACTTGCAGGCGCACGGGGCCAATATCAACAGCCGCGCAGCCTGA
- a CDS encoding collagen-like protein, translated as MKTTLILLALASTLALTACQREAPPAPTVIQVVPGPAGAPGPAGATGATGAEAPAGATGATGATGQTGDSGAAGYDGAKGATGAQGNDGAKGDDGAKGKTGDTVIVVPQR; from the coding sequence ATGAAAACTACCCTGATATTGCTCGCGCTCGCCTCTACCCTTGCCCTGACGGCTTGCCAGCGCGAAGCACCACCCGCACCCACCGTCATACAAGTCGTTCCCGGCCCTGCCGGCGCGCCTGGTCCTGCCGGCGCGACGGGTGCCACGGGCGCTGAAGCCCCTGCCGGCGCGACCGGTGCCACCGGCGCCACGGGACAGACCGGCGACAGCGGTGCCGCCGGATATGACGGCGCCAAGGGCGCCACTGGAGCACAAGGCAACGATGGTGCCAAGGGCGACGACGGCGCCAAAGGCAAGACGGGCGACACGGTGATTGTCGTTCCACAACGCTAA
- a CDS encoding cytochrome-c peroxidase has translation MSPFLFIASLALSGALHAASKEPIQPITAAKVANPAMVELGKKLFFDPRLSRSGFISCNSCHNLSMGGTDNIKTSIGHNWQRGPINSPTVLNASMNVAQFWDGRAKDLQEQAGGPIANPGEMAFTHELAIDVLASIPAYRAEFRQVFGQDKLTIEQVTRAIAAFEEVLVTPGSRFDQWLSGKKSALTKDELAGYQLFKSSGCIACHNGPAVGGNTFQKMGVVEPYKTAMTAEGRSAVTGKDADRFNFKVPTLRNVELTYPYFHDGEAATLTQAVDVMGRLQLGRTFTPDENAKLVAFLKTLTGKQPHMVLPILPPSSDTTPRPVPFD, from the coding sequence ATGTCCCCCTTTCTCTTCATCGCCAGCCTCGCTCTCAGTGGCGCGTTGCACGCCGCCAGCAAGGAGCCGATCCAGCCGATTACTGCCGCCAAGGTGGCCAATCCAGCCATGGTCGAGCTGGGCAAGAAACTGTTTTTCGACCCGCGCCTGTCGCGCTCGGGATTTATTTCCTGCAACAGCTGCCATAACCTGAGCATGGGCGGCACGGACAATATCAAGACCTCGATCGGCCACAACTGGCAGCGCGGGCCCATCAATTCGCCCACCGTGCTCAATGCCAGCATGAACGTGGCGCAATTCTGGGATGGCCGCGCCAAGGATTTGCAGGAGCAGGCGGGCGGCCCCATCGCCAATCCCGGTGAGATGGCTTTTACGCACGAGCTGGCCATCGACGTGCTGGCCTCGATTCCCGCCTACCGCGCGGAATTCCGGCAAGTGTTTGGCCAGGACAAGCTGACCATCGAACAAGTCACGCGCGCCATCGCCGCCTTCGAGGAAGTGCTGGTGACGCCCGGTTCCCGCTTCGATCAATGGCTGTCGGGCAAGAAAAGCGCGCTGACGAAAGACGAGCTGGCCGGCTACCAGCTGTTCAAATCGAGCGGCTGCATCGCCTGCCATAACGGCCCCGCCGTGGGCGGCAATACCTTCCAGAAGATGGGCGTGGTGGAACCGTATAAAACGGCGATGACGGCAGAAGGGCGCTCGGCCGTGACGGGCAAGGATGCGGACCGCTTCAACTTCAAGGTGCCGACCTTGCGCAACGTGGAGCTGACGTATCCGTACTTCCACGATGGCGAAGCGGCGACCCTGACGCAGGCCGTCGACGTGATGGGCCGCTTGCAGCTGGGCCGCACGTTTACGCCCGACGAAAACGCCAAGCTGGTGGCCTTCCTGAAAACCCTGACGGGCAAGCAGCCGCACATGGTGCTGCCGATCTTGCCGCCATCAAGCGACACGACGCCGCGGCCGGTGCCGTTTGACTGA
- a CDS encoding S9 family peptidase — protein sequence MRLVLPLLPLLLLSLLPAAHAAPSSTATAPTPITLDQAMADPDWIGTPVEAAWWGWNGQLYYKQKRLGSPLRDTYQLPGANAKLNSGKKVDDAQLANLDGQQMVVNRAGTRAILLRNGDLFERDLKNGALTQITRGVTAISDPQYSSDGGAVQYRSGTDWFSWNRLDRLSAPVALLRAAKDPDAKPEADALRELQLRLIVNLARQKEDRDANRERRHEERRLDATRAPEPIYLGEKVTISGSALSPDGRWLLFVTQDKAAEKGKLGKLARYVTETGYPEADDERARVGRNMPIAQSLKLADLRTGQVREIAFDNLPGIATDPLASLRAEQKLPPLKGNRAVRIDAQRDGIAWTDDGSKAAVRIRAIDNKDGWLANVDLANGALVPVHRISDTAWVNRRAEEFGWLPDNATLWYLSEESGYAHLYTKQGAAPARALTSGQWEVSAVEWSRDGKNAYFMCNRQAPGTYEVCASTAKDGGAREVTSLKGVENFGLSPDNGKLLLRYSTSYMPAQLATVSVSGGKANILTDTRSDAFKARNWVMPELVQVPSTHGAAPIWAKLYRPKQLEAGKRYPIVMFAHGAGYLQNVTERYPVYFREQMFHNLLVEQGYIVLDVDYRASLGYGSAWRTAIYRQMGHPELEDFVDGANWLAAQHQGDIKNVGIYGGSYGGFMSLMALMRAPDIFKSGAALRPVTDWTTYNHEYTANILNTPDIDPQAYKISSPIEYADKLTGNLLIAHGMIDDNVFYQDSVRLSQRLIELKKDNWEMASYPMERHGFVQPEAWYDEYRRIYQLFQRTLK from the coding sequence ATGCGTCTGGTTCTTCCCCTGCTGCCGCTCCTGCTGCTCTCTTTGCTGCCCGCCGCGCATGCGGCCCCTTCCTCCACCGCCACCGCGCCCACGCCGATCACCTTGGACCAGGCCATGGCCGATCCCGACTGGATTGGCACACCCGTCGAAGCGGCATGGTGGGGCTGGAATGGCCAGCTCTACTACAAGCAAAAACGCCTCGGCTCGCCTCTGCGCGACACCTATCAATTACCAGGCGCGAACGCCAAGCTCAATAGCGGCAAGAAGGTCGACGATGCGCAGCTGGCCAACCTCGATGGCCAGCAGATGGTCGTCAACCGGGCCGGCACGCGCGCCATCCTGCTGCGCAACGGCGACTTGTTCGAGCGCGACCTGAAAAACGGCGCCCTGACGCAAATCACGCGCGGTGTGACGGCCATCAGCGACCCGCAATATTCCAGCGACGGCGGCGCCGTGCAATACCGCAGCGGCACCGACTGGTTCAGCTGGAACCGTCTTGATCGCCTGAGCGCCCCCGTGGCCCTGCTGCGCGCGGCCAAGGACCCGGACGCCAAGCCGGAAGCGGACGCCCTGCGCGAACTGCAGCTGCGCCTGATCGTCAACCTGGCGCGCCAGAAGGAAGACCGCGACGCGAACCGCGAACGCCGCCATGAAGAGCGCCGCCTCGATGCCACGCGCGCGCCGGAACCGATCTACCTGGGCGAGAAAGTGACGATTTCCGGCAGCGCCCTGTCGCCGGACGGCCGCTGGCTGCTGTTCGTCACGCAGGACAAGGCCGCCGAAAAGGGCAAGCTGGGTAAACTGGCCCGCTATGTCACGGAAACGGGCTATCCGGAAGCGGACGACGAACGCGCGCGCGTGGGCCGCAACATGCCGATCGCGCAAAGCCTGAAACTGGCCGACCTGCGCACGGGCCAGGTGCGCGAGATCGCCTTTGACAACCTGCCCGGCATCGCCACCGATCCGTTGGCCTCCCTGCGCGCGGAACAGAAGCTGCCGCCGTTGAAAGGCAACCGTGCCGTGCGCATCGACGCCCAGCGCGACGGCATCGCCTGGACCGATGACGGCAGCAAGGCCGCCGTGCGTATCCGTGCCATCGACAACAAGGACGGCTGGCTCGCCAACGTCGACCTGGCCAACGGCGCCCTCGTACCCGTGCACCGCATCAGCGATACGGCCTGGGTCAACCGCCGCGCCGAGGAATTCGGCTGGCTGCCCGACAACGCCACCCTGTGGTATCTGTCCGAGGAAAGCGGCTACGCCCACCTGTACACGAAACAGGGCGCGGCTCCGGCGCGCGCACTGACCAGCGGCCAGTGGGAAGTGAGCGCCGTCGAATGGAGCCGCGACGGCAAGAATGCCTATTTCATGTGCAACCGGCAAGCGCCAGGCACGTATGAAGTGTGCGCCAGCACGGCCAAGGATGGCGGCGCGCGCGAAGTCACCAGTTTGAAAGGCGTGGAAAACTTCGGCCTGTCGCCCGACAACGGCAAGCTGCTGCTGCGCTATTCCACCAGCTATATGCCGGCCCAGCTGGCCACCGTTTCTGTCTCTGGCGGCAAGGCGAACATCCTCACGGATACACGCAGCGACGCCTTCAAGGCGCGCAACTGGGTCATGCCGGAACTGGTGCAAGTGCCGTCCACGCATGGCGCGGCGCCCATCTGGGCCAAGCTGTACCGGCCAAAGCAGCTGGAAGCGGGCAAGCGCTACCCGATCGTCATGTTCGCGCACGGCGCCGGCTACCTGCAGAATGTGACCGAGCGCTATCCCGTGTACTTCCGCGAACAGATGTTCCACAACCTGCTGGTCGAGCAAGGCTACATCGTGCTCGACGTCGACTACCGCGCCTCGCTCGGCTACGGCAGCGCCTGGCGCACGGCCATCTACCGCCAGATGGGCCACCCGGAACTGGAAGATTTTGTCGATGGCGCCAACTGGCTGGCAGCCCAGCACCAGGGCGACATCAAGAACGTGGGCATCTATGGCGGCAGCTATGGCGGCTTCATGAGCCTGATGGCCCTGATGCGCGCGCCGGACATCTTCAAATCGGGCGCCGCCCTGCGCCCAGTGACGGACTGGACGACCTACAACCACGAGTACACGGCGAATATCCTGAACACGCCGGACATCGATCCGCAAGCGTACAAGATTTCGTCGCCGATCGAGTACGCGGACAAGCTGACGGGCAACCTGCTGATCGCCCACGGCATGATCGACGACAACGTGTTTTACCAGGACTCCGTGCGCCTGTCGCAGCGCCTGATCGAGTTGAAAAAGGATAACTGGGAAATGGCCAGCTACCCGATGGAGCGCCACGGTTTCGTGCAGCCGGAAGCATGGTATGACGAGTACCGCCGCATCTATCAATTGTTCCAGCGTACGTTGAAGTAA